GCGGCGGCCAGCAGGGAGAGCGtggcaggcggcgcgcgcgccacggcggcggtgctccggcgttCTTGCATTGCTTCTTCTATTGCTTCGATTGATCCTGCTTGCTTGTGTGCAAAACCGCCGCTCTTTTATCGCCTAGATGGTGGGCAAGAGCCGTGAGGTCAGGAATTGTTCACGGAGGGGATGACACAAGTGTCCGATGCAGAGACTTTGGTTGAACCATTCTAAGAGCGACGCGTTGCTATTCTTGAACAGAGCGAGCATTGGTCTCTCATTCTCTGGCCCCACTTGTCAGGCACCCAGGCCAGTAGCGAACCGTGCTGCTCTGAGATCTCTCAAACTTTGGCAAGGAAGAACAGTAATATTGTGCACGTGCACCAACCTCATTTTCACTATTCGAAGAGACATTTACAGCATTTCAGCATATATTTCCTctgattctttttttttgaaaagtgCACGACTTATCTTCCATTGATCACTCTATGTATAAGTATTTGTATAGACTAGCATACAACAGTGAGAGCTTGGTGATCATTTGCGCTAGCTATCACAAGCTTCAAGTTACTCTCAGGCATACTGTGATTTGCAATACAGCTTCAGAGATGCTGCCAAAAAAATCACACTTTCTCTTGCTGTTCTACCTCTGCCTGAACCGGCTTCGCCGAAGCGACAGCGTTGGCagcttcctctttctttccccACAGAACCATGTAGAGTCCAAGAATCACCAGCACTGACCCTAGCACGCTGAAAGATCGTCATCAAGCAACAGTTAGATCAAGCACTGCAGTTGCAAGTAAAAATGAGGCTGCAGTTATGGAGCAGATGAGAAGCATTGTGACCTTCCAAGGTATAGCGGCTCATGAAGGATGAACAGATCGATGCCGGCGACGAAGATCTGAGACAGAGGGCTGAAGGCAGCAGTGAACACAGGGCCTCTCTTCTCCACACAATATGTGAGCAGCAGGTACCCTATACCAGATGCCACTACACCCTGAAACGTCACCCACACTTTGCATCAGTGCCTGTAGGATTTTAATCTACTACAACAGCACATATGCATGGTGTCTGCAAGAGTTCAATCTTACACAGTACACAACGGTGACGATCTCTATTGTCCCCTTGAGAGCCCACACTGCAATGCTGGTCCTTTGTATCGACAGGGCCAGCGCTCCTGCCTGAATGAAGCTGAAGAGAGACATGAACGCCGTTGCCGAGTACACGGCCGGGTACTTCCTGGTGAACTTCCTCTGCAGCAGCAGCCACAGGGCAAACCCAACAACGTTTGCCAGCATGGAGACGGAGCCGAGCACCCACCGGACCGTGCCGTGCTCTCCTCCGGCTTCCCTGTGGCCACTGCTGGAAGCCGGACTGATGGATGATGTGGTGTGGGTCAGTGCAGAACCCTTGTAGAAAGTGAGCATCATTGCACCGCCGAGGGAGATAAGTGTGCCTGAGATCTTGAAACTCCCTGACATGCTCCTCACCTCTAGTGCTTCAAACCTAAAGAATTGTTGTTGGTTTAAGTCTATAAGTAAGTGGTACTATTTCTTCAGTGATCCATACAAAAAGCTCAAGATCGATCCTAAAGCGAGTGATGAGCTGGGCTAATTGTAGCATGTGCTTTTGGGACCCCATTATAAATAAAATCAACTAACTTTCTCTAGGGGAACAAAGTTGAATCAGCTAAATCCTTAAGTGATAGCGCTGTGTCAAtttctcctctctcttttttcccGCGGGGTGACCATGTGAGTGCATTGGGTCATGCGCGTTCCAGTACTTGTTTAGATAAAATGCTTGCTAGTTATAAGAAAAGGGTTATACTATTTCAAATAATCGGTTCAAACATGTATATTAGGTGAATTTGCAGTTTTCTGATAAATACAAATAGATACTCTAAAGTTAcattagattttttttttgggcAAAAGAGAAAGCCTTTCAGGCTGCTGAAAGAAGTGGGTTTTACCTGAAAGCGAGTGATATCAGGAAAGTAACCACTGGAAGCATATTGGAGAAAGTTGCAGCAAATGTTGCTGTTGTGTAATCCAATCCGACGAACAATGTGTACTGAAGCAGCACCGGCCTGCAAAATGCATGTCAAAAGGAAACAATTATTAACCTAGGACTGACGATACTGATGGAATCAAGCTGAATATATAACAGTGTGTAAGTGGATTATTTACCCAATAATTCCACTGAGGAACGTGTACACAAAGATTTCAGCTGTGAACTTTGGTCTCATCTTCCTGAAAGAGGCATGCATTGATTATTCGCGAGAAGCAGGGCCAAAACAACAGTGAATTGAAGATGAAACACCAAGGAAACGACCAGCAGTTtctttactgttcattttctCCCCCTTTGCCTTTGACATTACCTTTCCTTGAAGTAGGCAATGGGGCCAAGGAACACAGTGGCCACCATTTGCCGGAAAGTGATGAGGACCAGCCTGTTCATGCCCTGGTTCAGTGCCTGCTTGATCAGTGCGGTCATGATGGCGATCACAACGTTGGTGGCgaccattgccgccgccggcaTCCACTGCTCCATGCATCCTGCACTCCACATCTATCTCAGGCAACCAGACCTGCAGTGCGCTGTTCCTGAGCTAACTGCGATGATCTGATGGGCTTTGTCTGAGCAATTTGTTCTGGTTATATGTCATGGTTTTATAGGGGTGCCGAGGTGCTGATGGCATCTGCAAGCATGTTCCCGGCCGGCTTCGTTTCGTTTTCTCAACACGTGACGATGAGTTTGTGACTAGCTAGGGTTTTGGGAGAGGACGAGCGAGCATTATTGGCTGGTGCTTGGTTGCTGACCTCAGAATATTTGCAATCTGGAAGATTTGGATGTTTGAGCAAATTGCGCAACCAAGTGAACAGAATAGCTCTTTAGATAGCGCAGTGGATGGAGCATTTTAAAGTTCCTCATCTTTTTATCAGTTTTGGCAAGAAGGTTGTGACTTGTGATCCTGCATCAATCGCTTCAACTGTAGGGCATTGGATGCTGTTTCCGCACTAAACATTGGCATGACCTCAGTTTAGGGCCTATTTAAGAACATGTAGGAAAACATCTTTCCATGAGAAAGCACCAAAATCCAATACCCACTGTCTCTTCTTTCATTAGCATAGATTGCTTTAAGTCCAAATCAAATCCAAAGCATTGATTCGCCGCCCTCACAGGAGCATGGGGTACAACGAACTGTCGTGCGAAGAACAttatttctctctctctctcccgatTTCGTGTTCAATATGACAGAAAAAAGACATTTTGACGTGTTCACTAAGATCCTAAGACCAAGTCTCGGACAGTGTAATAAGATTATAAGTTCCCATGGTTAGGCCCACTATACAAACTAGTAGGTTACAGTGCAATATCACGGTTGACAAGCAAAAAAACACACGCCACAAGACAAGTACTGTATATTTTCCCTGGGGAAAAACAAACAAATACTATGCTTTTGCTTTTTAGAGGAAACAACACAAATACTAATTTGCCCACAAAGGAAACAAATACTAGCAGGATTATTAATACCATTCCTTTTAGTGTGTCCATACAGGGTAGGAGAGCAAGCAGGAAATTCCGCATGTCATGTATCACGATCCAAGAATTGTGTATTTTGGTCCTCATGGTTTGTTTCAGAAAGAATATATTGTGGTTTGGTCCTCATCATGATTTGACTTGCTTCTCCttgtcctcctcctcttccttggCGGCGGATGACGATGCTTCCGAGGCATCCCTCTTCTTTCCCCACAGCAGAATATAGAGGCCCAGAATCATGAGTATGGATCCCAGCACACTGCATGGATAACAACAAAATACAAAAGTGATGCAATTTGGTCCATCCATTGCAATTCCAAAAACTCAGCTGCCATCACTTCAACGTGATGTATATATGCAGGTATCCTTGTATGCTGATGCGTTATCATGAGTATGGATACTTCCCCCGTTCTTCTTGTTCATGGTATAGAGAGAATTTCGACAGCGAACAGCTTCTTGAACTGATGAGTATGGCAAAGCTTACCTTCCAAGATAGAGATTCTCATGGAGAACGAAGAAGTCGATCATGGCAACCATGATCTGAATGATAGGAATGAAGGCTGAAGTGAACACCGGCCCTCTCTTCTCGACGCACCATGTCATCACCACGTAGCCCACGCCAGACCCCAAAATTCCCTGAAATACAATCATATTCAAGTGCTTGAGTGTTTGATTCAAGAAGGGGAAAGGGAATATAATACTATTATTTTCTTCTTTAGCTTTTTTATGCTGTTTCAATGCAAGGAGTACCAAGAGGTACGTGTAAATCCTGGTATCATTAATTAGTAAAAATTTTAGTAATTCCTCATAAAAAGAGAGATGTCATTAAAGATTGATTTGACTTTAGTTGTGATCGAATAAATATATGAATTAGAATTCGTGGGTGGGTGATGATTATCTTAGAAAACATTTGTATTTGTACTTTTGCCATTCCAGGAATTCTGACGAGTTTTCTACTAACTTTTCGGGGGTCAAAGCTACAGGTGCTTTTAGGCTTCGCTTCAGGATTCTTCCTGTTTTATGCCAAAAATGATGGTTTGGTTCCATTGTTTAACTTTAACGACCTCATGGCAGCGTCTTTATCTGAAAAAGCTACTTTGCAATGTATCAAAGTACTGTTATTGTCATGCCTATAATGGCTTCACCAAGCAAGGATTCAAGGGCATTTTATCAACAGGAACAGAAGCAGCAAAGATACCAATAGAAAGTGACAAGGGAAATAAGGTCATCTTACTGTATATAAGACTGTAACGATCTCCAGTGGCCTTGTCAGAACCCACACTGAAGCTCGCCTTTGTATCGCCGCTGTCAGGCCCCCGCCTTGCAGGGAACTGATCAGGAACATGTAAGCAGTGCTGGAGTAGAGTGCCGGATACTTCTTGGTGAGCTTGGACTGAAGTAGAAGCCAGAAGGAGAAGCAAAGGCAGTTTGCCAGTAATGCTACAGTGCCCAGGGTCCAGCTCTTCTTGCCAGACTCTGCTGCATGATCTGGGCTCTCTGAAGGCTCAGCTTGGTGTGTCAAGGCCACACCCTTGTAGAGGGTAAGGAGCATGACACCAGCGAACGACATGAGCGTTCCGATGATCTTTGCAGCCCCTGCCTTGTTCTTCATGTTCAGTGACTCCACCCTGGATGATGAAGTATGTATTACAGGGTTTCAGACAACACAGGAGGACAAGGCGCAGGAAATGAAAACGTTTGGATCCTGGAGCACCTTAGCAAGACTGCAATGAGGAAAGTGAGTACAGGAGCCATGTTGGTGAAAGTTATAGCGAATGTTGCAGTCGTGTACTGCAGCCCGTAGAAGAAGGTGTATTGAGAGAGAGCGGCGCTGGAAAGAACAAACGAAAAGAAATGAATCAAACAGAATAATTCACACCACATATAAGAAAAAATTGGCCTAGTTGTCAACTAGTATGACCAAGTGATCTGTGACTGTACCCAAACGCAGCACTGAAGAAGAGGTACACAAGGATCTCCAGTGTGAGCTTAGGCCTTGTGCTCCTGAAAAGACAAACAAGGGAGGAAATTCAGCATCACATTATAGTCTAAGTTCTGAATTTTGATCATCTCCTCTGAGAAGTCACATTTCTGTACCGTTCTTTGAAATAGGCGATCGGAGCAAGGAAGACCGTGGCCACCAGTTGTCGCAGTGTGATAAGTACTAGACGGTCGAGACCCTCCCGCAGCGCCTTCTTGATCAAGGCTGTTGTCACAGCAGAGATCAGGTCAAAGACTAGCATTGCAAACACCGGTTTCCACTCATCGATGCGCGCCATCCCCAACAttgctgcttcagttgtgctaAGTCTTTTGGCCCCTTCACCTGAATTGCCATAACAATGCTCCTGTAATGGACTATTTATAGGTCTTTTACTTGGTAGTGCTTCGTCTGATAAAAGAGATGTGACAGCATATGCGCAATTACCCTTTACCCAAAAACAAAAGGCAAAGGTGCTACTGACTAAAAAAAACACATAGATGTGTATTAAACTGGAAAGGGCGCGTATGGGACATCCAGAATCAAATCAGCGTGTAAATGTGAAAGTGAAGAATCCTTAAACAGCCCGTCGTGACATTATTTCTCTCTCAGAACCATGAAAAGTTACAAAGTTTTCTAAATATTTTGACCGTGCAAATGTCTTGTTTGTCGCGAAGTTGAGAGTGGTGGTGGAACACGATGGAGCAAAAAATTAAGAAAATTATAAAAGGTAGGGAACACTGAGCACTATACCGAAGCTTAAGGAAGCACCAGAGATAGGCCCAATTGTCTGCACAGTTTGGTGAACGTTTGAAAATCCTGTCTGGACTACAAACTTGACGCCTTTCATACCAGTGATGAGCAAGCAGTACTACTATTCCGTAGCGGAGAAAAGGCGACGCTACCCAATCCAAGGAAAAGAAGGAGAATTAGTGGGGCGATCACCTCGTATATATGATATGAAAGCTCTCTGCATCATCCACCACTCTTTAATTTTGTGATCACTATGCCGTCACCTGTATATGCTCCTCATTCCTGCTGCATGCATTGGTGGTGCATCAGTATCAGTATCACTGGCCAGTGCTAGGGAGGGGATGCTACTGGTTCATCAACAAGCGCATGAAAAATGCTTCGATCCAACTGctcaaggaaaaagaaaggatgCTTCGATCGGATCCGCTATCTCGTTGTACATAAAGATGAAGCTGAGGGGGACAAGCAGCAACTACCTCCAATTGCATAGAGGAATATAATGGAAGAGCAGTTAGTTGTCGCGATGCGCAAAGCGCATATGCCACGGTGCACTGCACTTGGCTGCAATTGCATTTGCAGAAAGTGGCCATACTGACCTGGATGAAATGGGGGTGTAGTTCATCGCCGATCGACAAGCTCTACTAGGCCTAGAATGGCGTAGTGCTTCCACCAAAGTTCTCTGATATGTTAGTAGTTTGCACTTTGCAGACAGGCCAGGAACACATTGTGCAGTGAGCACTGAGCTCCTGCTCAATGGTCATTTTCAGTTGTATCAGTAACTGCAAGTTAATAATATCCACTTGCGTCTATAGACATTATGCACCGAGCCCCTGGCAATGGTCACCTTCAGTGGTTACTGCAGCGAGTGGGCAGCTTGCATGTTTCTACTGCAACGTTGAATTCATGATTCAGACACGCAAGATCCTGATGCAGAATTATATTCTTGCATGGTCTGGATCGCTTTTGTGTTCTCCAACAGCACTAATATCTCATCCATGTTTGGAGGAAAAGCTAGCTAGGCAAAGCTACAAGAAGGGAGGCACCACTCTCTGCAAAAAAGATTGAGCACATGCATGGAATGCAAAGCAAAGCAAATTAAAGATAAAAAGCTAGCTTGTGCGCGTGCCCTAGCTAGCTATCAGAGTGCTTACCCGCCGTACCGAGGATTATTGTAAAGCAAGCTTGTATAAGGTACATATTATTAGGCCTTTACTTAACAAAAGTTTTTGTCTTTTGCATGCGTGGGCAATGTCACTGGATCCTTTTCCCGGGAAAAGATATTATGCATGCTACTCTACTAGATTGCCAGTGGATCTGCTCTTATCATTGAGACCTTTAACCGTTATGATCAACAAGCTAATGCTAGTGCGCATAGTAATCAGCTACCTGTAGATTGTGAATTGTCATAGAGTGGGCGTCAGCTTCATGGTTTATTGTACGGCATGGCAGCATGTTATACTATTGCCTTTTCGATCGATTGGAGGATGCGCGCTCCTTTTCTGTTAAAGGCAATAGCAAGTAACTAACCTTCCCAATCCCATCCGTACAAAGTTCTTGGGCTCGCTTGCTGGACTTGGTGCTGCCGAGTATTGGGGCTGGACTTTCCTTTTGGGGTGAAATGAAGCCTAGGCCTGGACCTGCAGTAGTCTGGCCCATTTGTGTTACCAGAGTAGGGCCCAAGCTAGGAGGGGGCTGATGGAGAGACGATCGATCGAGTACTGTGTTTTGCGTTCCCGATTGATCTGCAACTTCTATTTTCTGGATGGCCACCTCAGCTGTGGAGGACGATGCTGACGTGTCCATGTCTCCAGCTAGAGGCCTTTTCTGCTGCCTCGATCGAGCAGAGACCAAGGATTACATTACCGCTGATACAGCATTTATCAGTAAGCTTCGATAACGATAATCAGTTGAAAATCGGTGAAAAATCGTCAAAATTGATTGGTAAAAAGacctaaattcaaaaaaatgaaaTTCAACAATTTATCGTCAATAATCAATGCAAACTGAACGATTTATCGCTTCGCCTGCTGAAAATATGTTTTGGCAgtggaaaaaaaataaaggtttgatagcatttaattttttaggttatgtattatattatattagatAAATTACACATACATGCACAATTTTGCATATAGAATTGCCTAAGAAATAAACATGTTTACATATTTTGcccataaaattgcataaagtACATGAATTTGCACATATATACAAACCACAAAGTGCATAGTTCATATAAACAAACGAGTGCATGGTCCATACAAACTTCATAGTTCACGAAATAAAAGAGTGCATAGTTCATACAAACCTCATAGTGCATAGAAATAAGAGTACATAGTCTATACAAGCCACATACAAACACAAGGCATATTAAATCTGTGATACAACCAACCATCCAAGGAATATTCTATACCACTATAATATATTTAGCCAAATCAGTGAGTACAGATAAATAAGAAACTAAACTGAACTGAAAATCGTCCGATACAAATCGATAATCAACGATTTACCTCGATTATCGACGCCACGATCACAGCTCCCTCGCTCCCAGCTGCAGCATCATCGATAATCGCCGCATATATATTGATTATCGGCCTTAATCGCACGAAAATCGCCCACTCTCTTGCTCTGTGCTTGCGCGCGTGTGAGGAAAGAGAGAGGCAGGTTGGGGAAAGTGATCTGGAAAGGGACAGGAGGTTGGACACAAGGTTGAAGAGAGAGTGACTATGGTCCTCGTGAGGCCACAGTGTGGTGGAAGGGTTAACGGGTTAGCGGGTTAGTGGATGGTAACGGGTAgttagataaaaatatttttatcccTAAGCAAACAATGGTTGCTTTTAATATGTGACAACATTCTGGAATCAAGAGAAGGTCtagtttttttataaaaataagttctctactttttataaaattttttaaattttttaattTTTCATTGAAATCTAGCGAAATTCCAGTCGGTTTACGTTCTCAGCTAGCATCGGTAACGATAAATTTCACCGATAATCGCGATTTTAAATTATAGAATCTTAGGGAACCTTGGGGAACCGTCAACAGGATCCTACGTTGCAGATGGGAACCTTGGGGACCGTCAACAGGATCCTACGTTGCAGATGGGAACCTTGGGGAACCGTCAACAGGATCCTACGTTGCTCCTCACAAGCGACTCAGCTcgggccggcggccgccgcgaggACCCCTCCTCCCTCGTCCCTCTCCTAGCTGCCGCCCGAGCAGACCAACGGAAGCCCGCTTGGCTGCAGGGACAGCGGCGGCGAGGCCTCCTTTCTTCGTCTTCCCTATTTCAATTGATTTTGTAAGTCTTCTTAGCCTATGGGGCGGATCTCGATggtgggccggcggcggccgaaTCCGGCACATCTGTGGCCGGATCCGGTGCCTACCTAACCGAATCTACGCGGGGACGGGCTTCGCATCTGCATGGGGGCGTTGGCCATGATAAGACGGTCGTTCGGTTTTGGTGGTTGCCGGCGAGTTCGGTAGCCGACCGGTTGACGGCGTCTCCTCACATCATCGGTGCTAGAGGTGGGGGTCTGCGGCTGGCTCTTCGGGGCAAGCTGGCGACCGCCTTTAACGGGGCGTTTTGCGTCAACAATGGTCGCATTTTTTCACGTCGTTTGCCCTTGTTTGAGGCGTTGTTGTGGTGACTCCTGCAAGTATCGGTGGATCTCCGAGTGAAAACTTAATTCTAGCTTGCCGGATGAGGCGGGGACGGCATCTTCGATGTGTGTTCTTCTTGGAGTGTCATCTTGGAAGTTCTCCGATTTGAAATTATTACCCCAGTAACATCAGACGATTCAAACATCAAGTTTCTAGGCAGACAAAAGATGTGATGGATCGGTGTTGCGCGAAGACTTTTGCAAGTTTGAAATATGAACAAAGAAGAAGATTGAGGCTCAGTGTTCtagttttcttttttattttgaagCTTTCTTTCTTGTATTTTTAAGAGGTTTTAAGTATAAGAACTTGTACTTTTCGGCTGTATATATCCACCATGTGGATACAGTAGACCGATTTAACCTtcacaagaaaaaaaaataccaTATAGCTAGATTTACTAAAACAACGTACAATTTAGAATTAAAAAAATATGTGCATGCATGTCGCCTCACCGCCCGGCCGTCCGGTAGCGACGACCACGACAGGACACCGCTGCTAGCTTATTATTAGGACAAATGCACGGTATCAAGAAAAACCTTTTTCGTACAAGAACTATATACAATTTAATTTTGCCTAAACTTTTAATTATTTCCTCCACAGTAGATATTAAACATATGTGCAGCTTAATTTCCCAGAATAGAAACCACCATCCCGGTCTTTGAATTGTGAACTAATTACATTTTGTTGTCGATCTGCTCCTGCCTCCTGTTTGGGATATTCTTATTGAGCTACTTTGTTTTTCTATCTCCTACTAGCTCGAGAATTCTTAGGATGCTGCTGCATTTcgataataaaataaatagacaCATGCCCGACAAAATTAACGTGTTGGTTAGTGCGGCTGATTAGATTCACATGGCATGCATGCGTGAGACCAGGGGAAGCGGCAGGCAGCAACAGCGAGGCACACGTCCTGCTCCTGTCTGCTGCCATGCTACTTTTTGTTTAATATTAGTTAATCAAACAGTCTAGCAACGATCCTTTTACATATATACAGTGACTAACTGCTGATGCTGAAGCTGAAAGAAGAAGATGGAGAAGGCAGGCCGACAAGCGCACCTGCCCTGCCCTGCTCGCCAGGGACATCAGATGACGACGACGCGGAGAGGGAGTGTTCAGCAATCTAATCTTGCGTCCACGTACATTACATCATTTATTATTATTGGACTCTGTCAGCTCAGCATCATCCACTTTAATGACCTGTCTGTCCGCCTGCTCGCTCGCTCTGCCTCCTCTCTGCTCTTATTATAGAGGCACCCGCCACCCACGCACGCTCCAtctccgccctcgccggcccTCTCTTCACAGCTACGCTGATGGGGTTCCCCGTCGGGTACTCGGAGGTGCCCAAGCTGCTCCTGCACCTCCtcgtcctgctcggccaccTGCGCCGCCTCTCCTCCTGCCTGCTCCGCCTCGCCGGCCTCCACGACTACTCCCACGCCGACCGCCACTTCTGCGACGACGGCGCCGCGGCCGAGCGCCTCGAGGAGCACTCCCCGGCGGTGCGCTTCGACTCGCTGCCGCCGGGCGGCACCTCCGCCGCGCTGCCGGAGGGGTGGGGGTGCTGCGTCTGCCTGGGCGACTTCCACGGCGCCGCCGAGGTGCGCCGCGCCCGGGGCTGCCGCCACGTCTTCCACCGCGCCTGCCTCGACCGGTGGGCCGCGCACGGCCACCGCACCTGCCCGCTCTGCCGGACGCCCATCCTGCCGCCGCTGctcctgccgctgccgccgtccTAGTCGTCCCAAGTACTCTCTTCTTTTGGGCTCTTTTGGAAATATAAACCTCAAACAGCGCTGGTTTggtgctctgctctgcttctgcttCTGGTCTCGAAGATGAAGGAAGGGCCAGAAGGAAGTGGCAAAAGATGGATGCTGATAGATCGACAAGTTTATTTAGCTTAGGCCAAGTAAATACAAGAGTAACCAAGTATATGCAGGTGGAGCAAGTTGCTAGAAGATCTTGCTCCGCTCATTTtctcttgtttttttttcttccctttCTCTCTTTTAATTTGGAAGGCCCCTGTTTGTTGACGATTTTGTGTTTTTACTCTTACCTACTGTAGAGGAATACAGAGGACATGGATGGTTCACCTAAGCTCGTGTGGTGCATAGTTTGTCGCTGCATAGTCCAgaggggaaaaaaaaaagaaaaactttctcttttttttgtgCCTAGTTGCAAGGCCCGTATTCGCGAGGGATGCAAAATGGTGCGCGTGGGCCAACAGGGAGAA
The genomic region above belongs to Panicum hallii strain FIL2 chromosome 4, PHallii_v3.1, whole genome shotgun sequence and contains:
- the LOC112891107 gene encoding WAT1-related protein At3g30340-like, which translates into the protein MWSAGCMEQWMPAAAMVATNVVIAIMTALIKQALNQGMNRLVLITFRQMVATVFLGPIAYFKERKMRPKFTAEIFVYTFLSGIIGPVLLQYTLFVGLDYTTATFAATFSNMLPVVTFLISLAFRFEALEVRSMSGSFKISGTLISLGGAMMLTFYKGSALTHTTSSISPASSSGHREAGGEHGTVRWVLGSVSMLANVVGFALWLLLQRKFTRKYPAVYSATAFMSLFSFIQAGALALSIQRTSIAVWALKGTIEIVTVVYCGVVASGIGYLLLTYCVEKRGPVFTAAFSPLSQIFVAGIDLFILHEPLYLGSVLGSVLVILGLYMVLWGKKEEAANAVASAKPVQAEVEQQEKV
- the LOC112891109 gene encoding WAT1-related protein At4g01440-like gives rise to the protein MLGMARIDEWKPVFAMLVFDLISAVTTALIKKALREGLDRLVLITLRQLVATVFLAPIAYFKERSTRPKLTLEILVYLFFSAAFGAALSQYTFFYGLQYTTATFAITFTNMAPVLTFLIAVLLRVESLNMKNKAGAAKIIGTLMSFAGVMLLTLYKGVALTHQAEPSESPDHAAESGKKSWTLGTVALLANCLCFSFWLLLQSKLTKKYPALYSSTAYMFLISSLQGGGLTAAIQRRASVWVLTRPLEIVTVLYTGILGSGVGYVVMTWCVEKRGPVFTSAFIPIIQIMVAMIDFFVLHENLYLGSVLGSILMILGLYILLWGKKRDASEASSSAAKEEEEDKEKQVKS
- the LOC112891112 gene encoding E3 ubiquitin-protein ligase RHA1B-like, translated to MGFPVGYSEVPKLLLHLLVLLGHLRRLSSCLLRLAGLHDYSHADRHFCDDGAAAERLEEHSPAVRFDSLPPGGTSAALPEGWGCCVCLGDFHGAAEVRRARGCRHVFHRACLDRWAAHGHRTCPLCRTPILPPLLLPLPPS